The Papaver somniferum cultivar HN1 chromosome 3, ASM357369v1, whole genome shotgun sequence genome includes a region encoding these proteins:
- the LOC113359296 gene encoding uncharacterized protein LOC113359296 produces the protein MEMTVGEMESIPDESNMLESRNDTWEPPKSIKVKINFDGVAGPRGFACGVVARDSEAKFQGCKNKSLTHCKAVEAEGQGTMTAVELARRKGFRDIILEGDSLIVINAFRYTHYKPNWRIQNMINRIKEELKNFRSVEYRYINKNSNKVANNVATLAVDNHSSDEWITSPPFCIAQLIVSEYSSTL, from the coding sequence ATGGAGATGACAGTTGGTGAAATGGAGTCAATACCTGATGAGAGTAACATGTTGGAATCCAGAAATGATACTTGGGAGCCACCAAAAAGCATAAAGGTCAAGATTAATTTTGATGGTGTTGCTGGTCCAAGAGGCTTTGCTTGTGGGGTTGTGGCAAGAGACTCTGAAGCGAAATTCCAGGGCTGCAAGAATAAGAGTCTAACTCATTGCAAGGCAGTGGAAGCTGAGGGTCAAGGAACTATGACAGCTGTGGAATTGGCCAGAAGGAAAGGCTTCAGAGATATTATTTTGGAAGGGGACTCCTTGATAGTTATAAATGCTTTCAGATATACTCATTATAAGCCCAACTGGAGAATACAAAATATGATCAACAGAATCAAGGAGGAGCTCAAGAATTTCAGGTCTGTTGAATATAGGTACATcaacaaaaattccaacaaagtgGCAAATAATGTCGCAACTTTAGCCGTTGACAACCACTCATCAGATGAGTGGATcacttctcctcctttttgtattGCTCAACTCATTGTGAGTGAGTATTCTTCTACTTTGTAG